A section of the Nitrososphaerota archaeon genome encodes:
- a CDS encoding preprotein translocase subunit Sec61beta — protein sequence MSSSKKKSAPLPASSAGLLRFFEDETKGYRLDPRIVLAIPVGLIVVSWMLDLFLIK from the coding sequence ATGAGCAGTAGTAAAAAGAAAAGCGCACCATTACCCGCATCATCTGCAGGTTTATTGCGCTTCTTTGAAGACGAAACTAAAGGATACAGACTCGATCCACGAATCGTCCTTGCAATTCCAGTCGGCCTAATTGTAGTATCTTGGATGCTTGACCTATTCTTAATAAAATAA
- the yciH gene encoding stress response translation initiation inhibitor YciH — protein sequence MAVICNTCGLPEDLCACGDLNKESTKIVIRLEERRFKKKGTMIDGLDSKLNDLNGTLSELKRKYACGGTTKDDYIFLQGDHRDTMKETLVRLGFSESSIEVH from the coding sequence ATGGCAGTAATTTGCAACACATGTGGACTACCTGAAGATTTGTGTGCTTGCGGCGATCTTAACAAAGAATCAACTAAAATTGTTATTAGGCTAGAAGAGAGGCGATTTAAGAAAAAGGGCACGATGATTGATGGACTTGATTCGAAGCTAAACGACCTAAACGGAACGCTATCTGAACTGAAACGCAAGTACGCCTGCGGAGGTACGACAAAGGATGACTATATTTTCCTCCAAGGAGACCACCGCGATACCATGAAAGAAACTCTAGTCAGATTAGGATTTTCCGAATCAAGTATCGAAGTCCACTAA
- a CDS encoding CPBP family intramembrane metalloprotease: MQDHKILQGLAIPYSALVSVIFGLMILSFPIGAYLFFNSQIGKSIDYALPVTEIDFLSGQDWFGWLGIGDVFIAAWAVFLVLFVISSMGPKKNFLKVLSPIMAGSYESQDGSYLVQIIKWFSIIVVLSALIDIIQQMVGITITPPVFENDLTGFLGIAIAPIIEELGFRVILVGIPLFFLYSRRASAKLFFKSLWNPSVNLPITSPKKAIILVVVVGVMFGAAHVLSDQWSNGKFAQAAMAGIIIGWVYYRYGFVVALLIHWAINYVVYSYAYLVSSVNEIRVMDSFSHSLILTIEILLLLTGILAITLSVLEYRKNKLAKNSEYLS; encoded by the coding sequence ATGCAAGACCACAAAATTCTGCAAGGTTTAGCAATTCCATATTCCGCACTAGTATCAGTCATTTTTGGGCTGATGATACTCTCATTTCCAATAGGTGCGTATTTGTTTTTCAACTCCCAGATAGGAAAAAGTATTGACTATGCATTACCAGTAACAGAGATTGATTTTCTGAGTGGGCAGGACTGGTTTGGTTGGCTTGGAATCGGAGATGTCTTCATTGCCGCCTGGGCCGTATTCCTGGTTTTATTTGTAATATCCAGCATGGGTCCAAAAAAGAATTTTCTCAAGGTATTATCCCCCATTATGGCTGGCTCGTATGAGTCCCAGGACGGGAGCTACCTAGTCCAGATTATCAAGTGGTTCTCAATTATTGTTGTACTATCAGCACTAATCGATATTATACAACAGATGGTAGGAATAACAATAACGCCACCTGTCTTTGAGAACGACCTGACGGGATTTTTAGGAATCGCAATTGCGCCAATAATTGAAGAGTTAGGATTTAGAGTAATTCTAGTCGGCATTCCGTTGTTTTTTTTATATTCACGAAGGGCATCTGCAAAATTGTTCTTCAAGTCACTGTGGAACCCATCTGTAAATCTGCCAATTACCAGCCCAAAAAAGGCAATCATACTTGTCGTAGTGGTTGGTGTGATGTTTGGCGCAGCCCATGTTTTATCAGATCAGTGGAGCAATGGCAAGTTTGCTCAAGCGGCAATGGCAGGAATCATAATCGGCTGGGTATACTATAGGTATGGCTTTGTTGTGGCTTTACTAATCCATTGGGCGATAAACTATGTAGTGTATTCTTATGCGTATTTGGTGTCCAGCGTCAACGAAATAAGAGTGATGGACTCTTTTTCACATTCTTTAATTTTGACAATAGAGATACTTTTGCTTTTGACAGGCATACTGGCAATTACACTAAGTGTACTAGAGTATAGAAAGAACAAATTGGCAAAAAATTCAGAATATCTAAGTTAG
- a CDS encoding 2-phospho-L-lactate transferase, with translation MITILAGGTGSVKLVRGLISQTRDVNVVCNVGDNYWLYGLYVCPDIDTIIYGLADILDYEKGWGIRKDTFGFLRQMEIFGEETWFRIGDRDAATHLIRTNMLKNGKNLGDITKWMCEKFAVEAKIMPVTDNTIETRITTEKGEMHLQEFWVKYKGKDKVQGIQYIGADKARPNPEAVNAIHDSELVVIAPGNPLTSIGPMLQIKGIRKELSKNRRKVIAISPIIGNKAFSGPAAEYMEAAGIEVSPYGVAQMYSDVCGSIVIDSKDKLLTKRIQNLDMKVFDTSIKMTNKIAEDALASFVLKNSR, from the coding sequence ATGATAACAATTCTGGCTGGTGGCACAGGTTCTGTTAAGCTTGTCCGTGGTTTGATCTCGCAGACCCGCGACGTAAATGTGGTGTGCAATGTTGGAGACAATTACTGGTTGTATGGACTCTATGTATGTCCTGACATTGACACAATAATTTATGGTCTGGCAGATATTTTGGATTATGAAAAAGGATGGGGAATTAGAAAAGACACCTTTGGATTTTTGCGACAAATGGAAATCTTTGGCGAAGAGACATGGTTTAGAATCGGCGACAGGGATGCAGCGACCCACCTAATTAGAACAAACATGTTAAAGAACGGCAAGAACCTAGGAGATATCACTAAGTGGATGTGTGAGAAATTCGCAGTAGAGGCAAAGATAATGCCTGTAACCGATAACACCATTGAAACCAGAATCACTACAGAAAAAGGAGAGATGCATCTGCAGGAGTTCTGGGTAAAGTACAAGGGCAAGGACAAAGTCCAAGGAATACAGTACATCGGTGCAGATAAGGCAAGGCCAAACCCAGAGGCAGTTAATGCAATTCATGATTCAGAACTGGTAGTTATCGCGCCGGGTAACCCCCTGACTAGCATAGGCCCCATGCTTCAGATAAAGGGAATTAGAAAAGAGCTCTCAAAGAACAGACGCAAGGTAATCGCAATAAGTCCAATTATTGGCAACAAGGCATTTTCTGGTCCGGCTGCAGAATACATGGAAGCAGCCGGAATTGAAGTCTCTCCATACGGCGTTGCACAAATGTATTCAGACGTTTGCGGAAGCATTGTAATTGATTCAAAGGATAAACTGCTGACGAAACGAATTCAGAATCTAGACATGAAGGTCTTTGACACTAGCATCAAGATGACTAATAAAATAGCAGAAGATGCATTGGCATCATTTGTTCTCAAGAACTCAAGATAG
- the cofC gene encoding 2-phospho-L-lactate guanylyltransferase, whose product MQIASIIPVKTFSKAKSRLGLSQDKTEQLCKIMLEEVLSAISQSQINKTVIVSRDESAFEIAKKYNTIQIYDELENGVNAAVALAEKYLLENNFDVSVVFPQDIPLIRAQDINELLRYQKTPHLIVVPSRKFDGTNALLRSPINIMETHYDEDSYKIHLTTAKSRNIPTTFALISRIMWDVDDQSDIEFIMSNIEKPVLANKLKNVLG is encoded by the coding sequence TTGCAAATAGCATCAATCATCCCAGTAAAGACATTTTCAAAGGCAAAAAGCCGACTGGGATTATCGCAAGACAAAACAGAACAACTATGCAAAATAATGCTAGAAGAGGTATTGTCCGCAATTTCCCAGTCCCAGATAAACAAGACAGTCATTGTATCGCGCGACGAATCAGCCTTCGAGATAGCAAAAAAATACAACACAATCCAGATCTATGACGAATTGGAAAATGGGGTAAACGCCGCAGTGGCACTCGCAGAAAAATACCTGCTTGAGAATAATTTTGATGTATCGGTTGTCTTCCCGCAAGACATTCCTCTGATTAGAGCCCAAGACATCAATGAACTTCTAAGATACCAAAAAACACCACATCTGATTGTTGTGCCATCAAGAAAATTTGACGGCACAAACGCGCTTTTGCGTAGTCCGATTAACATAATGGAGACTCATTATGATGAGGACAGCTATAAAATTCACCTAACCACTGCCAAGTCCCGCAATATTCCAACCACGTTTGCTCTAATTAGCAGAATAATGTGGGATGTGGATGACCAGTCCGACATAGAGTTTATCATGAGTAATATTGAAAAACCAGTTCTCGCAAACAAGCTCAAAAATGTACTAGGATAA
- a CDS encoding amino acid permease: MGNEVQNAGFTRNLGLLDVIMVGVAAMIGGAIFVLVGPGMGEAGPALMLAFLLNGIITILTAFTYAELSSALPDAGGGYRWVREGMPRPNAFLSGWMSWFAHTIAGSLYAVAFASFFAHLLDMAGILESSDLVEKGFAAMAVVIFTFINVRGTAPTSKVGNVITITQITIIGVLIVAALFAMAFVNPTWPSNFSDFFPHGISGLVIAMGLTFIAFEGYEVIAQTGNELKNPKKNLPRAIFISLFVVIAIYILFTFSFIGGLSSDKVGQPSWEFIGSFGELGILEAAKNFMPFGAMLVLAGGFVSTLAALNATTYSSSRVSYAMGTHYNLPHFFGKIHPKYKTPAISTIASGIIMLVMALSLDLTGLAIAASVMFLFLFAQVNYAAITIRRLYGKKLDYSFKTPFFPIIPTLGILSAIGLSVYLLFTEPESWVIAIIWIVSGFVIYKSYTSKKEIQHYAPLVYNQGPKERKEYRTLIVYHPKYVNNYYKIANSIIQEKQGEISFLSVVKIPVHLPLDATNKVAESEIEEFNELKQQIPQSIRHRYLVRISHDETDAILSTVEEQGINLVIIDFAFLRNNRKLLSLSTCDFIGVRLGTNFEQDLANLVVSYDKGRHSDLGLRVAHAISRVHSSRIRIVRGVVEKPETEIEIMNRINEIMFDLDIKKIQFEKVYPKTKNVAPVLLESFSKIQDETIILGAGNQADSAFSPKTLEVVDKTKKSLLVIRDHQFSEFNTRRFWRIISSRMRENRHLYKIYVDFAHLGYVIKEKRTHKYDEEYFDSKFK, from the coding sequence ATGGGAAATGAAGTACAAAATGCGGGATTTACGCGTAATCTAGGCCTGTTAGATGTGATTATGGTGGGCGTTGCCGCGATGATAGGTGGCGCCATCTTTGTCCTTGTCGGTCCAGGAATGGGCGAGGCAGGACCAGCACTAATGCTCGCCTTTTTACTTAACGGAATAATCACAATCCTTACTGCTTTCACATATGCAGAACTGAGTTCTGCACTTCCAGACGCCGGGGGTGGATATCGCTGGGTTCGGGAAGGAATGCCCAGGCCTAATGCGTTTTTGAGTGGGTGGATGTCTTGGTTTGCACATACCATAGCCGGCAGTCTTTACGCGGTGGCATTTGCATCTTTTTTTGCCCACCTTTTGGACATGGCGGGGATTTTGGAATCATCCGACTTGGTAGAAAAAGGATTTGCGGCAATGGCAGTGGTGATCTTCACATTCATCAATGTTCGTGGAACTGCTCCAACCAGCAAAGTTGGAAATGTAATCACGATAACGCAAATAACGATAATTGGCGTATTGATTGTCGCAGCATTATTTGCAATGGCTTTTGTAAATCCTACATGGCCGTCGAACTTTTCAGACTTTTTCCCGCATGGAATATCCGGTCTTGTAATAGCAATGGGTCTGACCTTCATTGCGTTTGAGGGATATGAGGTCATAGCACAAACGGGAAACGAACTCAAAAACCCAAAGAAGAATCTCCCAAGGGCAATCTTCATTTCACTGTTTGTCGTAATTGCAATTTACATTCTCTTTACGTTTTCATTCATTGGCGGACTATCATCGGACAAGGTAGGCCAACCATCTTGGGAGTTCATTGGAAGCTTTGGTGAGCTAGGAATACTGGAGGCTGCAAAGAACTTTATGCCATTTGGAGCAATGCTTGTGCTAGCAGGAGGGTTTGTCTCTACGCTTGCTGCGCTAAATGCAACTACGTACTCGTCTAGCAGGGTCTCATATGCCATGGGAACTCATTACAATCTCCCACACTTTTTTGGCAAGATTCATCCAAAGTACAAAACTCCTGCGATTTCCACTATTGCGTCTGGGATCATAATGCTTGTGATGGCATTGTCGTTAGACCTGACAGGCCTTGCAATTGCTGCAAGTGTCATGTTCTTGTTCTTGTTTGCCCAAGTCAACTATGCGGCAATCACAATACGTCGACTATATGGAAAAAAGCTGGACTATTCTTTCAAAACGCCATTTTTCCCAATTATTCCAACGCTTGGAATCTTGTCCGCAATTGGGCTGTCTGTATATTTACTATTTACAGAGCCTGAATCATGGGTAATTGCAATAATTTGGATTGTATCTGGATTTGTTATCTACAAATCTTACACCTCAAAAAAAGAAATACAGCACTATGCCCCGCTTGTGTACAACCAGGGACCCAAAGAGCGAAAGGAATATCGAACTCTAATCGTCTATCACCCAAAATATGTTAACAATTATTACAAAATAGCAAATTCCATCATCCAAGAAAAACAAGGCGAAATTTCATTTTTGAGTGTAGTAAAGATTCCAGTGCACCTACCACTTGATGCCACAAACAAGGTTGCCGAATCAGAAATAGAAGAATTCAATGAACTCAAGCAGCAAATTCCGCAATCCATTCGGCACCGATATTTGGTTCGCATCTCTCACGATGAAACCGACGCAATACTCTCTACTGTGGAAGAGCAGGGAATCAATCTGGTCATAATTGACTTCGCGTTTTTGAGAAATAACAGAAAACTCCTTTCCCTTTCGACCTGTGACTTTATTGGTGTTCGGCTTGGTACTAATTTTGAGCAGGATCTGGCAAATCTTGTGGTGTCATATGATAAAGGGAGACACTCTGATCTCGGGCTGCGAGTGGCACATGCAATTTCCCGGGTACATTCGTCTAGAATTCGTATAGTTCGCGGTGTTGTGGAAAAGCCAGAAACCGAAATTGAAATCATGAACAGAATTAATGAGATTATGTTTGATCTTGACATCAAAAAGATCCAATTTGAAAAGGTCTACCCAAAAACAAAAAATGTTGCACCAGTACTGCTTGAGAGCTTTTCTAAAATACAGGACGAGACAATAATTTTGGGTGCAGGCAACCAGGCAGACTCGGCATTTTCCCCAAAAACACTGGAGGTAGTAGACAAGACAAAAAAATCACTCCTTGTAATTCGCGACCACCAGTTCTCAGAATTCAATACCCGAAGATTTTGGAGAATAATCTCGTCTAGGATGAGGGAAAACAGACATCTTTACAAAATCTATGTCGACTTTGCACACCTTGGCTACGTCATTAAGGAAAAGCGCACCCATAAGTATGATGAGGAATACTTTGATTCCAAGTTCAAATAG
- a CDS encoding DUF367 family protein has product MNVQVLMFHQDDPKKCTAAKLVKFNLAKSVTRMAQNTIILDPFAKQTLLYHDANIADSITGIDCSWNLADTTFKKRFGGIPRKLPPLLAGNPVNYAKLGKLTTVEAIAGAAFILRYDALAMELLSKFNWGHTFYELNSELLVDYSKLELEEQIPPLLAEYGIVQNID; this is encoded by the coding sequence ATGAACGTCCAGGTACTGATGTTTCACCAAGATGATCCAAAAAAATGCACTGCTGCTAAGCTGGTAAAGTTCAATCTGGCAAAATCTGTCACAAGGATGGCGCAAAACACAATCATACTGGATCCTTTTGCAAAACAAACCCTATTGTACCATGACGCAAACATTGCCGACTCCATTACAGGAATTGACTGTTCATGGAACTTGGCAGATACAACATTTAAAAAAAGATTTGGAGGAATTCCAAGAAAATTGCCACCGCTTTTGGCAGGCAATCCCGTAAACTATGCCAAGCTTGGCAAGCTTACAACAGTTGAGGCAATTGCAGGTGCCGCATTCATTTTGCGATATGATGCCCTTGCAATGGAGTTACTATCAAAGTTCAACTGGGGCCACACATTTTATGAGCTAAATTCCGAGCTGCTAGTAGACTATTCCAAGCTAGAACTAGAAGAGCAGATCCCGCCCCTGCTTGCAGAATACGGAATTGTACAAAATATTGACTGA